One window of the Lactococcus lactis genome contains the following:
- a CDS encoding sugar porter family MFS transporter, protein MRKLSPTFIYFFGALGGLLFGYDTGVISGALLFIEKESWQVSSWAWMEGWITAAVLMGAVIGAVVIGPMSDRFGRKRLLLLSAVIFFVGALGSGLSNSAELLIISRVILGMAVGSASALVPTYLSELSPAKIRGGVSTMFQLMIMTGILLAYISNYALKGVSGNWHWMLGLATVPAALLFIGGLFLPESPRFLVRHDNEAGAREILGMINDDPNSIEAEISDIQLMAKEEKQGGLQELFGQMSRPVLIMAIGLAIFQQVMGCNTVLYFVPSIFVAVGFGASAALLAHIGIGIFNVIVTYIAMRVMDKVNRRWMLNFGAWGMGISLVLMSVGMILAENAHIGFGKYLAVIALTVYIAFFSATWGPVMWVMIGESFPLKIRGLGNSFGAAVNWAANWVVSLTFLPLLSFFGTGKIFLIYAACCFLSIWFTSKKVIETRGKTLEQIEAELLHRVHHLEEEG, encoded by the coding sequence ATGAGAAAACTTTCTCCCACTTTCATCTATTTTTTTGGTGCTTTAGGTGGCTTATTATTTGGATATGACACAGGCGTCATATCGGGAGCGCTACTTTTTATTGAAAAAGAGAGCTGGCAGGTGAGTTCTTGGGCTTGGATGGAAGGATGGATTACAGCGGCAGTCTTAATGGGAGCTGTAATTGGCGCGGTCGTGATTGGACCAATGAGTGACCGTTTTGGTCGGAAACGTTTGTTACTTTTGTCAGCGGTCATCTTTTTTGTTGGAGCTTTAGGTTCAGGGCTTTCAAATAGCGCTGAGTTACTAATTATTTCTCGGGTTATTCTCGGGATGGCTGTTGGGTCAGCTTCAGCTTTGGTGCCGACTTATTTATCAGAACTTTCACCCGCTAAAATTCGTGGTGGAGTTTCAACTATGTTTCAATTGATGATTATGACTGGGATTTTATTAGCCTATATCTCAAACTATGCTTTAAAAGGAGTTTCAGGAAATTGGCATTGGATGCTTGGTTTGGCCACTGTTCCAGCAGCCCTTCTTTTCATCGGTGGACTCTTTTTGCCAGAATCTCCAAGATTTCTTGTTCGTCATGATAATGAAGCAGGGGCCCGTGAAATATTAGGGATGATAAATGATGATCCAAACTCGATTGAAGCAGAAATTTCTGATATTCAATTGATGGCTAAGGAAGAAAAACAAGGTGGCTTACAAGAATTATTTGGTCAAATGTCACGTCCAGTTTTAATTATGGCAATTGGTCTGGCAATTTTTCAACAGGTTATGGGCTGTAATACAGTATTATACTTTGTACCATCAATTTTTGTTGCGGTAGGATTTGGGGCAAGCGCAGCTTTACTTGCTCATATTGGGATTGGTATTTTCAATGTTATTGTAACTTATATTGCTATGAGAGTAATGGATAAAGTTAATCGTCGGTGGATGCTTAATTTTGGTGCTTGGGGAATGGGAATTTCTCTAGTATTGATGTCAGTAGGGATGATTTTAGCAGAAAATGCTCATATTGGCTTTGGTAAATATTTAGCAGTTATCGCTTTAACGGTATATATTGCCTTCTTCTCAGCAACATGGGGACCAGTAATGTGGGTGATGATTGGTGAATCTTTCCCACTTAAAATCCGTGGCTTAGGAAATTCATTTGGTGCTGCTGTCAACTGGGCTGCTAACTGGGTGGTGTCATTAACATTCTTACCATTATTATCATTTTTTGGAACAGGTAAAATTTTCCTGATTTATGCGGCTTGTTGTTTCCTCTCAATTTGGTTTACTAGTAAAAAAGTTATTGAAACAAGAGGCAAAACACTCGAACAAATCGAAGCAGAATTACTGCATCGTGTGCATCATTTAGAAGAAGAGGGATAA
- a CDS encoding GntR family transcriptional regulator codes for MKPKYQVIADSLRDKIISTEYVVGGVIPTELQLQEAYHASRYTVRQAVSVLVSEGYLRKEKGSGTYVNEPPTSTSEISPKKTIGVITTYISDYIFPTIIRGIEKELKADGYSLLLSSTNNDYLQEKECLDRMIEFGVDGLIVEPTKSNQYNPNLATYVTLREHNIPIVMINATYEELSTPSIHVDDVETGYLATKELIDNNHQRLLLITKIDDLQGKYRMKGFIKACEEKEIKLSSNSIITYTTENEVSIYDKIISHLKEFTDISGIVCYNDKIAKTLIGKLSSLGYKIPDDFSIVGNDDSTLSQMGEVSLTTTVHTKEKMGIDAAKWIVNTIKNGKFEKDILYPPKLIRRNSVKKLKTED; via the coding sequence ATGAAACCAAAATACCAAGTAATTGCTGACTCACTTCGAGATAAGATTATTTCTACTGAATATGTCGTTGGTGGAGTCATTCCAACAGAGTTGCAATTGCAAGAAGCATATCATGCTAGTCGATATACCGTAAGACAAGCGGTATCGGTATTAGTAAGTGAAGGATATCTCCGCAAAGAAAAAGGTTCTGGAACCTATGTCAATGAACCCCCAACTTCAACTAGTGAAATATCTCCCAAAAAAACAATTGGCGTAATAACAACTTACATCTCTGATTATATCTTCCCAACAATTATCCGGGGAATTGAAAAAGAACTGAAAGCTGATGGCTATTCTCTTCTTCTTTCGAGCACTAATAATGATTATCTTCAAGAGAAAGAGTGCTTGGATAGAATGATTGAATTTGGTGTAGATGGATTAATCGTTGAGCCAACAAAAAGTAATCAATATAACCCTAATCTGGCAACCTATGTCACTTTACGAGAACATAATATTCCAATCGTTATGATTAATGCAACTTATGAAGAACTAAGTACTCCATCGATCCATGTTGATGATGTTGAAACTGGCTATTTAGCAACAAAGGAACTTATTGATAATAATCACCAACGCCTCTTATTAATAACTAAAATTGACGACTTACAAGGTAAATACCGCATGAAAGGTTTTATAAAGGCATGCGAAGAAAAAGAAATTAAACTTTCTTCAAATTCCATTATTACTTATACTACTGAAAACGAAGTGTCAATCTATGACAAAATAATTTCTCACTTAAAAGAATTTACCGACATCAGTGGAATTGTTTGTTACAATGATAAGATTGCTAAAACGCTAATTGGAAAACTTTCTAGTCTTGGCTATAAAATTCCTGATGATTTTTCAATTGTTGGAAACGATGACTCTACCCTAAGTCAAATGGGAGAAGTTAGTTTAACAACAACTGTCCATACTAAAGAAAAAATGGGAATAGACGCTGCAAAATGGATTGTTAATACCATAAAAAATGGGAAATTTGAGAAAGATATTCTTTACCCACCAAAATTAATTCGTAGAAATTCTGTAAAAAAACTAAAAACTGAAGATTGA